The Kribbella sp. HUAS MG21 genome includes the window CCCGACCGGCGGGATGAGGGCCCTGAGCAACGTCAGGTCGTCGCCCTCGATCGCCGGCCGGACCTTCTGCAGCCAAGGCCCGTGCACGCTGCGCGCGGTGTTGTTGCTCAACGCCCGGACGCTCGTCACGATCTCCCAGACCGGCGACAGCGCGAACCGGATCCGGCCGATGTCCCCGGCGGTGAGCCTGATCGTGATCACCCGCCAAGATTAGCCCTGAGCCTAATCGTCGACAACACCCCCGCAGGTCCCGGACAGTTGACCCCATGAGCGCAACCGCCGTCGACACGCCCCGCTCCGCAGCCCTGCCGCGGGCGTTCTGGGCCCTGTGGGTGTGCCAGCTGGTCAACCGGCTCGGCAGCTTCGTCCAGCCCTTCCTGGTCCTCTACTTGACCCAGGACCGGCAGCTCACCGTAGGGATGGCCGGCGCGGTCGCGGCCGCCGTCGGTGCCGGGAGCGTGGTGGCGCAGTTCGTCGGCGGCTTCCTGGCCGACCGGGTGGGGCGCCGGCTGACGATGCTGATCTGCTTCTTCGGCACCGGCGGCGCGCTGATCCTGCTCGGGTCGGCCCGCGCCATGGCGTTGATCTGGGTCAGCGCGTTCCTCGTCGGTCTGCTCGGCGACCTGTTCCGGCCCGCCGTACAGGCCACCGTCGCGGATCTGCTGCGGCCGACGGAGCGCGTCCGGGCGTACGGCCTGCTGTTCTGGGCGATCAACCTCGGCTTCTCCGTCTCGACGGTCAGCGCCGGAGTCCTGGCCTCGCTCGGGTACAGCCTGCTGTTCTGGGTGAACGCGGGCACTTCGGTGATCGCCGGCCTGGTCATCTGGGCGATGGTGCCGGAGAGCCGCCCGGCCCCGGAGCCCGACGCGGTCGGCCGGTCGCTGCTGCCGGTGGTCGTCCGGGACACAGTGTTCCTGCTGATGATCCTGATCCAGATCGGCTACGCGACGATCTACATGCAGGG containing:
- a CDS encoding MFS transporter, which produces MSATAVDTPRSAALPRAFWALWVCQLVNRLGSFVQPFLVLYLTQDRQLTVGMAGAVAAAVGAGSVVAQFVGGFLADRVGRRLTMLICFFGTGGALILLGSARAMALIWVSAFLVGLLGDLFRPAVQATVADLLRPTERVRAYGLLFWAINLGFSVSTVSAGVLASLGYSLLFWVNAGTSVIAGLVIWAMVPESRPAPEPDAVGRSLLPVVVRDTVFLLMILIQIGYATIYMQGYSTLPLAMSEDGLSSRTYGLVIALNGVVIVLAQPFLGRWMAKLDRPKLLASSMLVVGLGFGLGAVVHDWWGYGLSVVVWTLGEIGFAAVIGAVFADLAPVDLRGRYMGLSGMAFGVGTVIGPLAGANALEQFGPTVTWLGCAVLGVAIFIGQYALAPALHARAEANAATA